Sequence from the Thermogemmatispora onikobensis genome:
AGGCAGCTCCCGCAGGGCCTGGCCGAAAGCATAGATACCACTGAGAGGGAGAAGCGTGGCACCGGGAATATGGCCCTGCTGCCACTCAGTGGGCCAACGCACATCGATCACGTGGGCGCCGCGTGCCATCAGCTCTTTGGCCTCGGCGGGGCCAATCGTTTGATAGGGCTGGGAGGCCGCCATTTCATACTCGTCAGCGGACATTGTACTGCTCCTTTTCACGCTGATCAGCTTCGTACTGCTCCAGCCAGATCTGGCCCAGCATCGTCTGACTAATCATATACTCATCTCCCACAAAGGTCATCGTCAGCAGCCCCTGATCCTCCATCTCACGGAAATCGTCTGTCACCAAGAAATACCTGCGCAGCATGCGAGAGAGGTCGCTTTCTGGCAGATGCTTCCAGATGCGTAGCTCGCGCAGAACGGCGGCGTACTTCTCGCTGCTATCATCGATAGCCCGCATACTGCTTACTCCTTCCTGCTGGCTGGGGCGCTCCACACTGTCCGTCCGAGCTTGTGGCAGCGGGAGCCGACGTGATTGAGCCACTCACCACTACGAATGGAGGGCATTCGGCGTTGCGGAACAGCAGAGCGACCTGCTTCCGAGGAGAGTGTAGCAAATGCAGGGACGAGCCGCAAGCCTCGACGTTGAGAGGTAACTATGCTATAAAAAAACAGCATAGCGAGCCTCACTCACAGCCCTTACAAGGAGAAGCAACTCATGCAGGCTGAATCAGCGCAGCCTCCGATCCGAGCGAGCGCAGTCATTCGCAATATCGGGCAGCTTGTGACAGTGGCCCAGCGGCCAATCGAAGGAGCCAGGGGAGCGCTGCAAGTCTTGGACAACGCGGCTTTAGCGATCTACCACGGTAGAATTGTCTGGATTGGGACCGATGATGAAGCGGAACCCTTATTCCTCTCGACACGCCAGGACGGCGTCACCATAGTCGATGCCCAGAGAGCGGTCATTACCCCCGGCTTTGTCGACTCGCACACCCATCTCGTTTTTGCGGGTCAGCGCGCTGAAGAGTTTCACCTGCGTCGGGCAGGGATCACCTACGCTGAACTGCTGGCGCAAGGCAAAGGGATCTTAACAACTGTAGAAGCGACCCGCAAGGCCGATGCCGAGACCTTACTGGCCCTGGCGCAGAAGCGGCTTCATCTCATGCGTGATCATGGCACGACCACGGTTGAAATCAAGAGTGGCTACGGTCTGGACCGCATTAACGAAGAAACCTGCTTGCGCCTCATCAACAACCTCAAGGCCCTGGAGGAGGGGGCGCCGTCTTCTGTCCCTCAGCGGGTGCGCGTGGTGCCTACCTTTCTGGCGGCCCATGTCCTGCCGTTGGAATACCGCGAGCGACGAGCAGACTATCTCGACCTGGTTGTCGAGGAACTGCTGCCCTCCTTTGTAGGGCTGGCGCGCTTCTGCGACGTCTTCTGCGAGACAGAGGCCTTCACTGTAGAAGAGTGTCGCAGGATTCTGAGCCGGGCCAAAGAGCTGGGCTATCGTCTCAAAATCCATGCGGATCAGCTCAGTCCCTCGGGTGGGGCACGCCTGGCGGCGGAGTTAGGGGCGACCTCTGCCGATCACCTGGACCATGCCAGCGACGAAGACCTCAAGGCGCTGCGCGACGCCGGTGTGGTGGCGACCCTCTTGCCGGGCTGCTCGTATACGCTGCGAAGCCCGTATCCCTCAGCGCGGCGCCTGCTGGACCTGGGCCTGACCGTGGCCCTGGCTACCGATTGTAATCCTGGAACTTCTTATTGTGAAAACATGCAGATGATGATTGGCCTGGCGATGGCAGCGATGGGGATGTCCCTGGAGGAGGCGCTCACGGCGGCGACTATTAACGGGGCGAAGGCCCTGGCTCTGGACGAGGAGATTGGGAGCATCGAGATTGGCAAGCGCTGCGAGCTGGCACTCTGGCAGCTTGAGGACTATCGTGAGATCGGCTATCATTTTGGGGTCAACCTTGTGCAGTCAACGCTCACGCTGCTCTAGCGCTTTGGCGCCTGGTGGCTCTCGCCACGGTAGGATTTGCTCAGAGGCCCGGTTAGTCGGGGTTGGGCCAGCTTCAGCTCCTTGCGTGGCCGGCGCACTGGCAGTCGACAGCTGAAGATCAGGCTGGGCGGCGCCCGCTGCTCTGTCTGGAGGGTG
This genomic interval carries:
- a CDS encoding rhodanese-like domain-containing protein translates to MSADEYEMAASQPYQTIGPAEAKELMARGAHVIDVRWPTEWQQGHIPGATLLPLSGIYAFGQALRELPLSPSQEVIFVCAVGQRSAIAAEIASLLGFQQVYNLASGMHGWLLSGYPVE
- the hutI gene encoding imidazolonepropionase, giving the protein MQAESAQPPIRASAVIRNIGQLVTVAQRPIEGARGALQVLDNAALAIYHGRIVWIGTDDEAEPLFLSTRQDGVTIVDAQRAVITPGFVDSHTHLVFAGQRAEEFHLRRAGITYAELLAQGKGILTTVEATRKADAETLLALAQKRLHLMRDHGTTTVEIKSGYGLDRINEETCLRLINNLKALEEGAPSSVPQRVRVVPTFLAAHVLPLEYRERRADYLDLVVEELLPSFVGLARFCDVFCETEAFTVEECRRILSRAKELGYRLKIHADQLSPSGGARLAAELGATSADHLDHASDEDLKALRDAGVVATLLPGCSYTLRSPYPSARRLLDLGLTVALATDCNPGTSYCENMQMMIGLAMAAMGMSLEEALTAATINGAKALALDEEIGSIEIGKRCELALWQLEDYREIGYHFGVNLVQSTLTLL